AGAAGGAAACACTGGGAAAATGAATCTTGATGGACCAATGGTTCGTGCGACTGGAGCGAAGATGATGACTGTGGGAGCCAAACTTCTTGAAGAACTCGATAACGTTGGACCAGAAGGAATTTCTGAAATGGTAAATCCAGATTATAGAGAAGCACCAGTAACGTCAGAAGGAAAGGAAGAACCAAAAAACAATGAGAACAATGAGCAGGAACCTCTTATTATAAAATCTGGCGCATTTCGAGCTGGTGCAGAAATTCCTGCAAAATACACATGTGATGCAGGTGATGTTTCTCCTGAAATATCATGGGAAAATGTTCCAGAAGGAACAAAAACTCTCGCGCTCATCGTAGATGATCCCGATGCTCCGGATGGAACATGGGTTCACTGGGTCGTTTGGAATATTCCAGTTACGGCGAGAAATTTATCTGAGGGAATAAGCGAAAGTGCGCTTGCATCTCTTGGAGCAATCCTTGGAAAGAATGATTTCGATCAACTCAAATATGGCGGACCATGTCCTCCCAGCGGAACTCATCGCTACTTCTTCAAACTTTCCGCACTTAATACAGAACTAAATCTCGTGGAAGGAAGTACAAAAGCGGAACTTCTGAATGGTATAAACGGACACGTCCTTGGCGAAGCAGAACTCGTAGCAAATTATTCTACGAAATAATTTTCTCATTCGTCACAAAAAAGCCGGACACGTCTTGTGTTCGGCTTTTTAAAATTGGCTAAAATTCCAATTATCTATTTTTCAAATACTGGAAAATTGCTACTGCAACTTCATATCGTGACATTTCTTGTCCGGGAGCTAAAAAGTTATCTTCACCAGGGAAAAGTTCATACTTTTGTGCAATTCCGGCATATTCTGCGAACCAATCTGCAGAAGTAACATCAAAATATGAATAGCTAAGTCCACTTTCAATATCGAAGGTTTTCGCAATCATTTTCAAAAACTCTGCTCGAATTACGGTATTTCCCGGTCGGAAAAGACCATCGGGGTAT
This portion of the Candidatus Peregrinibacteria bacterium genome encodes:
- a CDS encoding YbhB/YbcL family Raf kinase inhibitor-like protein: MVNPDYREAPVTSEGKEEPKNNENNEQEPLIIKSGAFRAGAEIPAKYTCDAGDVSPEISWENVPEGTKTLALIVDDPDAPDGTWVHWVVWNIPVTARNLSEGISESALASLGAILGKNDFDQLKYGGPCPPSGTHRYFFKLSALNTELNLVEGSTKAELLNGINGHVLGEAELVANYSTK